TACTACCTCACTTACCTTGGACCTATTTAACTCACCCCGATGATAACATGTATTGTCGCAATAATTTCTCCACAGTTCAAATTCCATCTGTTCATTCTTCGCACACACAACCATATTATCTGACTTGATGAGATGCATACAAATACCAATCACTACATTAAGTTAGGTGTGTAAATTGTCAGCGAAAGGATTCATATTCGCAAAcataaatgacaaaatattgttaattTCATTACAATTTGCAAGTGAGTCATGTGCACCAACAAAGTTTTATTGCTGTAAGCTGTGCTAAttgatttttcagttttttccgCATTTTTCTTTGCTGTTCGTCTAACACTTTACAAACTACACAACTATGTTTATCTACATACAAGAACTAATGATGGGTGTATTCAACAGCCATCCAATGAGTCTCTTTGACTGTCATAGCttgtagtttttgtttcatcttTGTTTTATGGAAAAAGAAGAACCGAGTTGAAAAGGTCCCAAAAGGTACATAACTTGTCAGTAACAAACCGACCTCAGACAATTAACGTAGCAACCCAGTGGTGAAGTTCtagagaaaattttaatttccaaaaaattaacaaaaatcagCAATACAACAAAATGGCAAACCAAACGTGTACCGAAACTGAACCGATTCCAAGCGTAGACCGACACGGCCATCTCATCTGTGAACCGGGTGCAACCATAACCGATAGATATCGAATTGTGAGAAAACTGGGCAAAGGCTCCTTCAGCCGGGTGGTGGAAGTCACCGACACCAAAACGGAGTCAACAGTTGCATTGAAAGTGAGCAGAAATAAGtcaagttgcaggaaggcgGCAAAGAGAGAAATCATGTTTTTGGGTTATATTGCACGACGCGATCCGGACGACACCAGCCTATGTGCCAAAATGCGAGATGCATTTTTATGGCACGGACACTACTGCATTACATTCGACATACTTGGATCCGATGTGTACCATTTCCTCGAACTCAACGAATTCGTACCGTTCCCGATGGATCAAGTGCGGCACATGGCCTACCAGCTGTGCCATGCAGTGAACTTTTTACATCAACAAGGGATCATACACACCGACCTGAAGACGGACAATATTCTGTTTGTGGATTCGAGCTACACGAAGGAGTATCATCCGGAGAAGAAGATGAATATTCGGTCGGTTAACCGAACGGACATTCGTTTGATCGATTTGGGCTGTGCTGAAGATGACGAATTACCTCAGTCATACACCATCAGTAATCGGTGTTATCGTGCACCTGAAGTCgtgctgaaaaataattggagCCATCCAGTCGATGTGTGGTCAATCGGTTGCATTCTTTACGAATTACACACCGGAAACCTGCTATTCAATACAGACGATGACGATTTGGAACATTTGGCGATAATGGAAAGAATTCTGGGTGAATTTCCTGTAGCCGGCGAGCATAAGTACTTTCCGAATGGTAAGTTAAACTTCGATTGGACTCAGCGACCGTTAGAGGTACATTGTCATCAACCGTTGCGGACTTCAATAAAGGCGGAAATCGATGACGACTTAATCGACTTGATGGAGAAAATGTTGGCCTACGAACCGGCGAAGAGAATTACATTGAAGGAGGCATTGACGCATCCATTCTTTGACAAATTGCCAGCGTCTCAACGACTAACGGTTTGATCtttgtgtaaaaaatatttctgttttaaaTGTATTAACGAACGCAGTTTTAATGCTActtaatttattgtaaataaaatttttgaattgtaaaCTGATTGTGTTCTTCATTGTTACGCTTTATGCAATTTTATGTTCTCAACATTTGATACCATAAAATCTTGTGGTGTGCTGAGAAatagaaatattgaaaactcACACATTTCTGACACATTTATAAAACATTCATGCTACCACATACAGTCGTTACTGTCTGACTAAACATTCAACTACTTACGCGAAAATATTCGCCACAACAACACTAAATGCCGAATTTATCTGTTATATAGTCTCTTAATTTCAAGAACCGTAACTTTCAGTATTGAAATTCTAGATTTGCATTGAGATGTCGTCgtaaaacctttaaaaaaacCAACTAGCAGCAGGTCATACTTTGTTACTTAACATAAGAGGTAACAGATTTTGTGCAAACTGTTGCTGTTTATAGTAGACTAGGTGTTTCAACATTACAAGAGTTGCCGATCCCTCGAGTGTTATATCTTATCAACAATTACTACCACTCGAAAGTTGCATCCCCAAGGATTGCCACTTTATAAGAGAATCAGAAACATTGGGCAAAACGTAGGTCAGTGCATCCACAAGAGTAGCTGATGTTTGAGGACTAGGATCCCCTAAGCCCTTAACAATCTCTTGAGTTTGCATGGTAAACCTTCTTCGCGCGCTACGATTTTCTAACAGATATAACATTGTAGCTTTGTAGCATGAATGTTGCCACCTAGTGGTCAATGATCTCATCCAAAAAATTTGGAGCAAAAATCAACAGGAACACAAtgcattaaattaaatgtcgCTTGAGTACACAAATGAAGATgtgaaggaaaataaaatattttgcagcTGTATACGATGCGACATAAGTCATCGTAAGTTagattgaaatttcattggatTTTATTCAAGTCAAAAGATTCAACATCATGTCTCCGATATCTCAGGAACTATTGAACCGATTTTGAATaacttttttccctgaaaggtagctCGACACTACTTTTCAGTGAAgtttagcaaaatcggttcagtagtTCCTGAGGTATGGGAGATTTGGCGTTTAGTGATGTTGCCCCCCGATTTATCGGCTTTGCCCTTAGGCGAAGTAAATTTGCTTTCGTTTGCTCATCGGGATATATCGTCCCCTCTTCCACATTAGTGAGATGAGTGGCTGAATTATCTTTTTGACGTGTTCAATATGGTGATTGAAGGACAACTTCTCATCAAGCACTAAGCCACGGTATTTGTAAGTTCTTACTCGTTACACAGTCTCATTGCTAAGTTTGATGTTGCTTTTCCAAAAGTCATGTAGCACGTCTTGCAAATTGAGAATTAAGACAGAGTCATTTGTGGAGGGctaaaattccaattcttcgGCTGTATCGAATGCACAGAAGAATGCTGTATCGTCAGCGtatagaataattttttccagcCGTCTAAGAGTTACCATGTGAGTgacgtaaataataaaatgaattcgtCGCTTCATTATCATTTGATGGCCCTGGTCTGCTTGTTGCAGCAATTATCTGAACTGGATGCACTCGATGAACTGGTTCTTTCAAAGTGAACTGGAATCCAAAATTGAACAATCTAGTACTTCCATCATTTTACTACATTTTACTAttgttcattgttcattttgaaatttaaaaacagaATGTGCCAAAAATCTACTGTCAGAATAGGGCTTGATAGAGGAACAAAATAACAACATCTAGCCAAAAGGTTTCGTGGGCGCAGAAAATGCCACCACCCACACTTATCATTATTTGgcacaacgcacttcaagcatgagtggtactctgaATAGAGTACTGAACCTGGAcagttaataaaataatttttggctctgtaaaatttattttaaaaaaatccatacAAAATCGTGCTCTAtctgacagctgtcactcgaagcacttatGCTTGAAGTGTACGTTGTGTCGCAccaagaaactttttttccacagCCTCATACTTTTGATAATAGTTTGAAAGTAACCTTGATGTAGACCGAGCAGAGCTAGGCAGCTCctttatcaaataaaattctaagTTTCGCACTTTATGAAAATCGAGCGACTCAATGGCGTAATGGTTAGCACGTTTGCTTTCCAATATTCGATTGAGTTGTCAGTGTCGAGCCTCAACCAggccagaaaaaaaaaacagttgtCAGACTTGTACACAAAATACACATCTGGTTGAATCGATTCATAAAAAATCTGGTATGGTTGTGTGTGTAGAACTGTCACACGGCTTACCGGTCAAGACATTGTTGGGAGCTGCCGGTATTCTTCTCCTACTGCGCTTTAGTGGATTTTAGCACTGCTATAGGTACTAAGGCGCaatattaaaaaatccttCAGAGTGTAACATACTTAGtaagggcgtatcgaatttttagaattttaagggccgcgatagcctgtgtgcggaaaacgtagatcattgaaaactaattccaggcatatggttgatggatccgaaggtgcccgggaagaagtccccccggacgactttaactttcaaatggtcataactcggaaagttgagagtatttctgaaaacaatgttctagcaggatgtagagcgtttaaaactctacaaaactgccaaagaaaccgatggtccaaaaggtatgtctgtcgaggttttctaacatcgaaagttcgacattttcgtttttgacttttatttcctgagagacaaattattaagtttagcttttggcatgaggttgtagaggaggtcgagtactaccagtacactaggcattgtcccggtcggcgatccatccgaaaccactttctGCGCCAGTCATCGTTGACAAGTTATTGATTTGTGTCGTCACTGCAAAAACAGGTTGGAGCTGTGGTATTGTGCAGTATGCGCTCAATGTAGGATTAGATTGGTGGTAGTGCTATTTTGTCCATAAAAACAAGCAGACTGTGGAACAAGTTCAACTTAATGAGCCTATCGGCAAAACATTGGTGTGAGAACCTCTCGGCGATTG
The sequence above is a segment of the Bradysia coprophila strain Holo2 unplaced genomic scaffold, BU_Bcop_v1 contig_70, whole genome shotgun sequence genome. Coding sequences within it:
- the LOC119083931 gene encoding serine/threonine-protein kinase Doa-like, which encodes MANQTCTETEPIPSVDRHGHLICEPGATITDRYRIVRKLGKGSFSRVVEVTDTKTESTVALKVSRNKSSCRKAAKREIMFLGYIARRDPDDTSLCAKMRDAFLWHGHYCITFDILGSDVYHFLELNEFVPFPMDQVRHMAYQLCHAVNFLHQQGIIHTDLKTDNILFVDSSYTKEYHPEKKMNIRSVNRTDIRLIDLGCAEDDELPQSYTISNRCYRAPEVVLKNNWSHPVDVWSIGCILYELHTGNLLFNTDDDDLEHLAIMERILGEFPVAGEHKYFPNGKLNFDWTQRPLEVHCHQPLRTSIKAEIDDDLIDLMEKMLAYEPAKRITLKEALTHPFFDKLPASQRLTV